A genomic stretch from Chitinophaga agri includes:
- a CDS encoding serine hydrolase domain-containing protein — protein sequence MKAAYIVLTISGMALYAITACQSNAANNKDKKNQPDTPRTEVLSESALALLNAPVTKSQQVALNSFYQNMVRAGFNGAMIVAKKGVVIFEQYHGLENYRNKKSAINDSSSFQLASVSKTFTAMGILSLMEKGKLSLQDSIQKYYPQFPYKGITLQMLLSHRSGLPNYLYFCDSIWPDKDKFLSNDDVIQLMITHRPRIQHTPGTHFQYCNTNYMLLGAIIEKVSGQQYAEFMQQTFFNPLGMTNTFVYDPMSAVRPHQTASHKYNGQLEPDTYFDGVVGDKGIYSTARDMLKWDQALYNGQLFSPETIKAAYTPYSHEKPGIRNYGLGWRLMVYPDSSEIVYHNGWWHGNNTVFNRIIKDTSTIIILGNKYNRNIYRAVKPVSAILGHGTEEGEE from the coding sequence ATGAAAGCAGCTTATATCGTATTAACAATTTCTGGTATGGCCTTGTATGCTATCACCGCATGCCAGAGCAATGCAGCAAACAACAAAGATAAAAAGAACCAACCAGATACTCCCCGGACCGAAGTGCTGAGTGAATCTGCTCTGGCCCTCCTCAACGCTCCTGTTACCAAATCACAGCAGGTAGCATTAAACAGCTTTTACCAGAATATGGTGCGCGCTGGCTTTAATGGCGCTATGATCGTCGCTAAGAAAGGTGTGGTGATCTTCGAACAATACCATGGCCTGGAGAATTACCGGAATAAGAAATCTGCTATCAACGACAGTTCCTCCTTTCAGCTGGCCTCTGTTTCTAAAACCTTTACCGCAATGGGTATTCTGTCCCTGATGGAAAAAGGTAAACTCAGTCTGCAGGATTCCATACAGAAATATTACCCTCAGTTTCCATATAAAGGGATTACCCTGCAGATGCTGCTCTCCCACCGTAGCGGCCTGCCGAATTATCTCTATTTCTGCGACAGCATCTGGCCTGACAAGGATAAATTCCTTTCCAATGATGATGTTATTCAGCTGATGATCACCCACCGTCCGCGTATACAACATACGCCTGGTACACATTTCCAGTATTGTAATACCAACTATATGCTGCTGGGGGCGATCATTGAAAAGGTCAGCGGACAGCAATACGCGGAATTCATGCAACAAACGTTTTTCAATCCGCTGGGCATGACCAATACATTTGTATATGATCCGATGAGTGCGGTGCGTCCTCATCAGACGGCCAGCCACAAATACAACGGACAGCTCGAACCAGACACTTATTTCGATGGCGTCGTGGGTGACAAAGGCATCTATAGTACAGCCCGTGATATGCTGAAATGGGACCAGGCCCTGTACAATGGACAGTTGTTCTCTCCTGAGACCATTAAAGCGGCCTACACACCCTATAGCCATGAAAAGCCAGGTATCCGTAATTATGGGCTGGGCTGGAGGCTGATGGTTTACCCGGACAGCAGCGAAATTGTCTACCACAATGGCTGGTGGCATGGCAATAACACCGTATTCAACCGCATCATCAAGGATACATCCACTATTATCATTCTCGGAAATAAATACAACCGGAATATTTACCGTGCAGTAAAACCGGTAAGCGCCATTCTGGGACATGGCACTGAAGAGGGGGAGGAATAA
- the rpmI gene encoding 50S ribosomal protein L35 encodes MPKVKTHSRAKKTFKVTGSGQIKRYNAFKSHLLTKKSTKRKRHLRGSSLVDSANLNLVKRMLALR; translated from the coding sequence ATGCCCAAAGTAAAGACTCATTCCCGGGCGAAGAAGACCTTCAAGGTTACCGGGAGCGGACAGATTAAGCGGTATAATGCTTTCAAAAGTCACTTGCTGACCAAGAAATCTACCAAGAGAAAACGCCACCTGAGGGGTAGCAGCCTTGTTGATTCGGCTAACCTGAACCTGGTAAAAAGAATGCTTGCTCTCAGATAA
- a CDS encoding carbohydrate-binding protein codes for MTIHVLRYKRIMRVIALFLLLTAAFHAQAQTPRFKVIAFYNGTWDAAHINFVQEANQWFPTIAAQYNFSYEATTNWNNLNATFLSQYQVVLFLDDLPAGTAQRAAFQQYMQNGGAWMGFHVCAFTTSASGWSWYHNTFLGSGNFRNNTWGPTTATLRVEDQTHPSTLRLPATFTSAVSEWYSWNNDLRTNSNIRILASVDPVSFPLGTDPNQSWTSGYYPIMWTNNNYKMLYANFGHNDMNYSNNTPKSSTFASEIQNRFIIDGLLWLGGVNPGPAPALPIPGTIQAESYTNMSGIQTEATTDAGGGQNVGYTDTGDWLDYKVNVQTAGTYNVQFRVASQTAGGNIELRKDAAVLATATVPVTGAWQTWTTVSTTATLAAGEQTLRLHVAAGGFNLNWVQFSTAANPTNIPVGQIITLRGNNNLYVSGENGTKAMTCERTAPQTWEQFSVWNAGTGKVNLRSMGKYVSSENGTQAITCNRTTAGATEVFDWISNADGTISLRGSNGLYVSSENGAAAMTCTRATIGGWEKFNFAIVGPVPAAATLAVAKSTEETVNNNAVIVYPNPFGTQLNYNVPASYSSHIATIYDLNGRAVLRSVVKNRQSAYSINTSNLPRGIYILDITSGAYHKRIKIQKAE; via the coding sequence ATGACAATCCACGTTCTCCGTTACAAACGGATAATGCGCGTAATCGCATTATTCCTGCTGCTGACTGCAGCTTTCCATGCACAGGCTCAGACACCCCGTTTTAAGGTCATTGCGTTCTACAATGGCACCTGGGATGCTGCCCACATCAACTTTGTACAGGAAGCCAACCAATGGTTTCCTACCATCGCCGCCCAATACAATTTCTCTTATGAAGCGACCACCAACTGGAATAACCTGAACGCGACCTTCCTGTCGCAATACCAGGTTGTCCTGTTCCTGGATGACCTTCCTGCTGGTACCGCTCAACGTGCTGCCTTTCAGCAGTACATGCAGAACGGCGGTGCCTGGATGGGCTTCCATGTATGCGCATTTACCACCAGCGCCTCCGGATGGAGCTGGTATCACAACACGTTCCTCGGCTCCGGCAATTTCAGGAACAACACATGGGGTCCGACTACTGCCACACTCCGCGTAGAAGACCAAACACACCCCAGCACACTACGGCTGCCTGCTACCTTCACGTCTGCTGTCAGCGAATGGTACAGCTGGAACAATGACCTGCGCACAAACAGCAATATCAGGATCCTCGCGTCTGTCGATCCTGTGAGCTTCCCGCTGGGAACCGATCCTAATCAGTCCTGGACCAGCGGTTATTATCCGATCATGTGGACGAATAATAACTACAAAATGCTGTATGCCAACTTCGGTCACAACGACATGAACTACAGTAACAACACGCCCAAATCCTCCACATTCGCCAGCGAGATCCAGAACAGATTTATCATTGACGGACTCTTATGGCTGGGTGGCGTTAATCCCGGCCCCGCTCCTGCCCTGCCAATACCTGGTACCATACAGGCAGAGAGTTATACAAACATGAGCGGCATTCAGACGGAAGCAACGACTGATGCGGGTGGCGGACAAAACGTTGGTTACACCGACACCGGCGACTGGCTGGACTACAAAGTGAATGTACAAACTGCCGGTACATACAATGTACAGTTCAGGGTGGCCAGTCAGACTGCTGGTGGCAATATAGAGCTGAGAAAAGATGCAGCCGTACTGGCAACTGCTACTGTGCCTGTTACTGGCGCATGGCAAACATGGACCACTGTCAGCACAACTGCTACCTTAGCTGCCGGTGAACAGACACTACGTCTTCATGTAGCAGCTGGTGGCTTTAATCTCAACTGGGTACAATTCTCTACAGCCGCAAACCCGACCAATATTCCTGTTGGTCAGATTATCACACTCAGAGGTAACAACAACTTATACGTAAGCGGAGAAAATGGTACGAAAGCCATGACCTGCGAAAGAACGGCGCCGCAAACCTGGGAACAGTTCTCCGTATGGAATGCAGGTACAGGTAAAGTTAACCTGCGTAGCATGGGTAAATATGTATCTTCCGAAAATGGTACGCAGGCCATCACATGCAACCGCACCACTGCTGGTGCTACTGAGGTATTTGACTGGATATCTAACGCCGATGGTACGATCTCGTTAAGAGGTAGCAACGGCTTATACGTATCTTCTGAAAATGGTGCAGCAGCCATGACATGCACACGCGCGACAATCGGCGGTTGGGAAAAATTCAATTTTGCCATTGTTGGTCCTGTGCCTGCAGCTGCCACGCTCGCTGTTGCAAAATCAACGGAAGAAACTGTAAACAACAACGCTGTTATCGTATATCCGAATCCGTTTGGTACACAACTGAACTACAACGTTCCTGCCTCCTACTCGTCACATATCGCAACCATATATGACCTGAATGGCAGAGCAGTGCTACGTTCTGTGGTAAAAAATAGACAATCTGCCTATTCAATCAATACAAGTAATTTACCAAGGGGAATATATATTCTCGACATTACAAGTGGTGCCTATCATAAAAGAATTAAGATCCAGAAAGCAGAATAA
- the serA gene encoding phosphoglycerate dehydrogenase has translation MDQQKLTSYPKEKINILLLENISDAAAAEFTSAGYANVKRLSGALGEEDLIREVKDVHLLGIRSKTQVTRKVLEAATKLQAVGCFCIGTNQVDLKSAREMGVAVFNAPYSNTRSVAELVIGLSIMLIRRIPDKNAAAHEGIWMKEAKGSYELRGKSLGIVGYGNIGSQVSVLAEALGMNVFYYDVETKLPLGNAVQLRSLEALFEQADIISLHVPSTKTTANMINKDTLKYAKKGAIFINYARGEVVELNDLKDALTSGQLSGAAIDVFPVEPEKNGAAFSTPLQKLSNVILTPHIGGSTEEAQHNIGLDVSAKMLNYLEKGASFGSHTIPAISVPAVDHTHRILHIHENVPGVLSEINTVLSQNKINILGQYLKTNDAIGYVVLDVDSKLSKEAFSLLKDVNHTIKTRLLY, from the coding sequence ATGGATCAGCAAAAGTTGACAAGTTATCCTAAGGAGAAGATCAATATTTTATTGTTGGAGAATATCAGCGACGCCGCAGCAGCGGAATTCACGTCGGCGGGATATGCCAACGTGAAAAGATTGTCGGGCGCATTAGGCGAGGAAGATCTGATCCGTGAGGTGAAGGACGTTCATCTGTTGGGTATCCGTTCCAAGACACAGGTGACCAGGAAAGTACTGGAAGCGGCTACCAAGTTACAGGCGGTGGGTTGCTTCTGTATCGGTACTAATCAGGTAGATCTGAAGAGTGCCCGCGAGATGGGGGTAGCTGTATTTAATGCACCTTACTCTAATACCCGTTCAGTAGCGGAATTAGTGATCGGCTTGTCTATCATGCTGATCCGCCGTATTCCTGATAAGAACGCAGCTGCGCATGAGGGCATCTGGATGAAGGAAGCTAAGGGCAGCTATGAATTACGCGGGAAATCACTGGGTATCGTTGGTTATGGTAATATCGGTAGCCAGGTGAGTGTACTGGCGGAAGCCTTGGGTATGAATGTTTTTTACTACGATGTAGAGACCAAACTTCCGCTGGGTAATGCCGTACAGCTCCGTTCTCTTGAAGCGTTGTTCGAGCAGGCAGATATTATATCATTGCATGTGCCATCTACAAAGACCACTGCAAATATGATCAATAAAGACACACTGAAATATGCGAAGAAGGGCGCTATTTTTATCAACTATGCACGTGGCGAAGTAGTGGAACTGAATGACCTGAAAGATGCGCTGACCAGTGGTCAGTTATCAGGTGCGGCGATCGATGTGTTCCCGGTTGAGCCAGAGAAGAACGGTGCAGCATTTTCTACGCCATTGCAGAAATTGTCTAACGTGATACTGACCCCTCATATCGGTGGTAGCACAGAAGAAGCGCAACATAACATTGGACTGGATGTAAGTGCGAAGATGCTGAACTACCTGGAGAAAGGTGCGAGCTTTGGTTCTCATACGATTCCGGCTATCAGCGTACCAGCAGTAGATCATACACACCGTATCCTGCATATTCACGAGAACGTACCAGGCGTACTGTCTGAGATCAATACCGTATTGTCACAGAACAAGATCAACATCCTGGGGCAGTACCTGAAAACGAATGATGCGATTGGTTATGTGGTACTGGACGTGGACAGCAAATTATCGAAAGAAGCATTCTCTTTACTGAAGGATGTTAACCATACTATTAAGACAAGATTGTTATACTAA
- the rplT gene encoding 50S ribosomal protein L20 — protein MPRSVNAVASRARRKKILKQAKGFYGKRKNVYTVAKNVLEKGLTYSYVGRKLKKRNYRQLWIARINAAARAEGLTYSEFIHKLSEKNITLNRKVLADLAMNEPATFKSLIASVK, from the coding sequence ATGCCTCGTTCAGTAAATGCTGTTGCTTCAAGAGCCCGCAGGAAGAAAATTTTAAAGCAGGCCAAAGGCTTCTACGGTAAAAGGAAAAATGTTTATACCGTAGCTAAAAACGTATTGGAAAAAGGTCTCACGTATAGCTACGTAGGCCGTAAACTCAAGAAAAGAAACTACCGTCAGCTGTGGATCGCTCGTATCAACGCTGCTGCCCGCGCTGAAGGTTTAACTTATTCTGAGTTTATCCATAAATTGTCTGAAAAGAATATCACCCTTAACAGGAAGGTATTAGCTGATCTGGCAATGAATGAACCAGCGACTTTTAAAAGCCTGATCGCTTCCGTTAAATAA